One region of Bdellovibrio bacteriovorus genomic DNA includes:
- a CDS encoding chemotaxis protein CheW gives MSDVSMKAKPGQYLTFQLMAEQYGVAIETVREINQFGEITPVPRTPDYVKGVMNLRGKIIPVVNLRVKFGMSAQDTTRDTCIIVIDTEIGQVGMIVDSVKEVVDLQENQIEPSPVLGNENAMSFVRGMGKVDNKVVILVDIVSAFSSEQMGTMAQYSHSEAA, from the coding sequence ATGAGCGATGTATCTATGAAAGCAAAACCCGGCCAATATCTAACTTTCCAATTGATGGCTGAACAATATGGCGTGGCTATCGAAACAGTGCGTGAAATCAATCAGTTTGGTGAAATCACTCCTGTTCCTCGTACACCAGACTATGTAAAAGGCGTGATGAACCTTCGTGGTAAAATCATTCCTGTAGTAAATCTTCGTGTGAAGTTTGGTATGTCTGCACAAGACACTACACGCGACACTTGCATCATCGTGATCGACACTGAAATCGGTCAAGTGGGCATGATCGTAGACTCTGTTAAAGAGGTTGTAGATCTTCAAGAAAACCAAATCGAGCCTTCTCCAGTGCTTGGCAACGAAAATGCAATGTCTTTCGTTCGCGGTATGGGTAAGGTTGATAACAAAGTTGTTATCCTTGTGGATATCGTTTCTGCATTCTCATCAGAGCAAATGGGCACAATGGCTCAATACTCTCACTCAGAAGCTGCTTAA